In Myxocyprinus asiaticus isolate MX2 ecotype Aquarium Trade chromosome 16, UBuf_Myxa_2, whole genome shotgun sequence, a single window of DNA contains:
- the LOC127454641 gene encoding ammonium transporter Rh type B, protein MSGSSTNMRLRLPLLCIILEVILIILFGTLVEYNEDTDAKHWNEKGKHNESQHENEFYYRYPSFQDVHVMIFIGFGFLMTFLQRYGFSSVGFNFLIAAFSLQWATLMQGFVHGLHHGKIHVGVTSMINADFCTGSVLISFGAVLGKTSPVQLLVMAIFEVTLFAVNEHILIAILGANDAGGSMTIHTFGAYFGLVVTRVLYRPNLDKSKHRNSSVYHSDLFAMIGTIYLWMFWPSFNSAITNYGDPQHRTAMNTYYSLASCTMATFAFSALVNPEGKLDMVHIQNAALAGGVAVGTAGEMMLTAFGSMIVGFLAGTISVLGYKYLTPVLEEKLKIQDTCGIHNLHGMPGVLGAVVGAVTAAVASKDVYGDGLSRVFGASESEDWTPEFHGGRQAISLAVTLGMAFIGGLITGFILKLPIYGAPPDTHCFEDALYWEVPGEEESHNELTEVSSPNEVEKLNS, encoded by the exons ATGAGTGGCTCTTCAACTAACATGAGGCTGCGGCTGCCACTGTTATGCATCATCTTAGAGGTCATCCTCATCATCCTCTTTGGAACGCTGGTGGAGTATAACGAAGACACCGATGCCAAGCACTGGAATGAAAAGGGAAAACATAACGAATCCCAACACGAAAATGAGTTCTACTATCGTTATCCCA GTTTCCAGGATGTACATGTGATGATCTTCATCGGTTTCGGGTTCCTGATGACGTTTCTTCAGCGTTATGGATTCAGTAGTGTCGGATTTAACTTCCTCATCGCAGCCTTTTCCCTTCAGTGGGCCACACTTATGCAGGGCTTTGTACACGGCTTGCACCATGGCAAGATCCACGTTGGGGTTACAAG tATGATAAATGCAGACTTCTGCACTGGTTCTGTGCTGATCTCTTTTGGTGCCGTTTTGGGGAAGACAAGTCCCGTGCAACTGCTTGTTATGGCCATTTTCGAGGTGACATTGTTCGCTGTCAATGAGCACATCCTGATTGCTATCCTTGGG GCTAATGACGCTGGTGGGTCCATGACCATCCATACATTTGGTGCATACTTTGGCCTGGTGGTGACCCGTGTGCTGTACAGGCCCAACCTGGATAAGAGTAAACACAGGAACTCATCTGTCTACCACTCTGACCTCTTTGCCATGATCG GTACCATTTACCTGTGGATGTTCTGGCCCAGCTTCAACTCAGCCATTACTAATTATGGAGACCCCCAGCACAGAACCGCCATGAACACTTACTACTCTCTGGCTTCATGCACAATGGCTACATTTGCCTTCTCTGCCCTAGTCAACCCAGAGGGCAAATTGGACATG GTGCACATCCAGAATGCTGCTCTGGCAGGTGGTGTTGCTGTAGGAACAGCTGGAGAGATGATGCTGACTGCATTTGGCTCCATGATCGTGGGATTCCTGGCTGGAACTATCTCAGTACTAGGATACAAATACCTCACG CCGGTTTTGGAGGAGAAACTGAAGATTCAGGACACGTGTGGCATTCACAACCTTCATGGAATGCCGGGGGTTCTTGGAGCTGTGGTGGGTGCCGTCACTGCTGCTGTAGCATCCAAGGATGTGTATGGAGATGG ATTGAGTAGAGTATTCGGCGCTAGTGAATCTGAGGATTGGACTCCTGAATTCCATGGTGGGAGGCAGGCTATCTCTCTGGCTGTCACACTAGGGATGGCTTTCATTGGTGGGCTAATTACAG GATTCATTTTGAAGCTACCAATCTATGGTGCACCTCCAGATACTCACTGCTTTGAGGATGCACTCTACTGGGAG GTACCGGGGGAGGAGGAAAGTCACAATGAGCTCACTGAAGTGAGCTCACCAAACGAAGTGGAAAAACTCAACAGCTAA